The Arachis duranensis cultivar V14167 chromosome 2, aradu.V14167.gnm2.J7QH, whole genome shotgun sequence genome has a window encoding:
- the LOC107475210 gene encoding scopoletin glucosyltransferase, which produces MGSEECNLHIFFFPFLAHGHMIPTVDMAKLFASRGAKATIITTPINEPFIFKTIEKAKTHGKGSIHIKTVEFRPVDFGLPEGCDNVDFIRSSDKIPLFFEATRFLQEPFERLLIQHNPDCVVSDMFYPWTTDSAAKFGIPRIMFHGTNFFFMCVSESTRLYEPHKNVSSDSEYFVIPNLPDEIKMTRMQMPPFALHNEGKGTHPIAKLSKEAIESEKKSYGTVVNSFYELEKDYADHFRNVLGRKAWHIGPLFLINKDDTQDKAQRRKDASIDENECLKWLDTKKPNSIVYVCFGSIANFPDSQLRDIAIGLEASGQHFIWVVKKSKEDGDEWLPEGFEKRMEGKGLIIRGWAPQVLILEHQAIGAFVTHCGWNSTLEAVTAGVPMVTWPIAAEQFYNEKLVTEILKIGVPVGAKKWLRLIGDTVKWEAVEKGVKKIMVGEEAEEMRNKAKVLSQLAKSAVEKGGSSYSDLDALIVELASHKH; this is translated from the coding sequence ATGGGTAGTGAAGAGTGTAATTTGCACatattcttctttcctttcttagCTCATGGCCACATGATTCCCACCGTTGACATGGCCAAACTCTTTGCTTCAAGAGGAGCCAAAGCCACCATAATCACCACACCAATAAACGAACCTTTCATCTtcaaaaccatagaaaaagcTAAGACTCATGGCAAAGGTAGTATCCACATCAAAACCGTCGAGTTTCGCCCCGTTGACTTTGGTTTACCTGAAGGTTGCGATAACGTTGACTTTATTCGTTCATCGGATAAGATTCCTCTGTTCTTTGAAGCCACTAGGTTTCTACAAGAACCATTTGAGCGGTTATTGATTCAGCATAATCCTGATTGTGTTGTCTCTGATATGTTCTATCCATGGACTACTGATTCTGCTGCTAAGTTTGGGATTCCTAGGATTATGTTTCATGGAACTAATTTCTTCTTCATGTGTGTTAGTGAATCTACCAGACTCTATGAGCCTCACAAGAATGTTTCTTCCGATTCGGAATACTTTGTCATTCCTAATCTACCGGATGAGATTAAAATGACAAGGATGCAGATGCCGCCTTTCGCTTTGCACAACGAAGGAAAAGGCACGCACCCCATCGCCAAATTGTCGAAGGAAGCAATCGAATCAGAGAAGAAGAGCTATGGAACAGTGGTTAATAGTTTCTACGAACTGGAGAAAGATTATGCAGATCATTTCAGGAATGTTCTTGGAAGAAAAGCATGGCATATTGGACCTTTGTTTCTTATAAACAAGGACGACACTCAAGACAAAGctcaaagaagaaaagatgCATCTATTGATGAAAACGAGTGTTTGAAGTGGCTTGACACAAAGAAGCCCAATTCAATTGTTTATGTTTGCTTTGGAAGCATTGCGAATTTTCCGGATTCTCAGCTAAGAGACATTGCTATTGGTCTCGAGGCGTCGGGGCAACATTTCATTTGGGTAGTGAAGAAAAGCAAGGAAGATGGAGATGAGTGGCTACCAGAGGGGTTCGAGAAGAGAATGGAAGGAAAGGGACTAATCATAAGAGGTTGGGCGCCACAAGTGTTGATTCTTGAGCACCAAGCAATCGGAGCCTTTGTTACTCATTGTGGTTGGAATTCGACTTTAGAAGCAGTGACTGCTGGGGTGCCAATGGTAACTTGGCCTATTGCGGCAGAGCAGTTTTACAATGAGAAATTGGTGACTGAGATTCTTAAAATCGGAGTGCCCGTTGGCGCGAAAAAATGGTTGAGATTGATAGGGGATACGGTTAAATGGGAGGCAGTGGAGAAAGGTGTGAAGAAAATAATGGTAGGAGAAGAAGCAGAGGAAATGAGGAATAAGGCTAAAGTGTTGTCTCAGTTGGCTAAGAGTGCTGTGGAAAAGGGAGGATCATCGTACTCTGATTTAGATGCACTCATTGTGGAGTTGGCTTCACACAAGCACTGA
- the LOC107475280 gene encoding LOW QUALITY PROTEIN: disease resistance protein RPV1-like (The sequence of the model RefSeq protein was modified relative to this genomic sequence to represent the inferred CDS: deleted 1 base in 1 codon), producing MICCKNKTQKVLPVFYHIDPSEVLNQTGNFGQAFDNLMRRYPDKIKGKEQSWRKALREVGCIAGFVIRKSKNESEDIKNIVEQVTHMLEMKELFIANHPVGIESRVEEVIQLLKDQQQENPLLLGIWGMGGSGKTTIAKEVYNKIFREFEGRCFLLNVREVWDQDNGILHLQQQLLSAIYKTTKIKIENTESGKSILERRLGQKRILLVLDDVDKLEQLNSLAASRKWFCPGSIIIITTRDEHLLRCLRIDKLYGMKELNDKESIELFSWHAFKEPCPKEEFASLANEVVSYCERLPLALEVIGSHLFNRKVYEWRSVLNKLKTIPNNDVHKKLKISFDGLSDDRDREIFLDVAFFFIGMHKNDVIDILNGCGHSAEIGINVLMERCLITVDTKGKLGMHGLLRDMGREIILESLPMKPEERNRLWNPEEVLNVLSKDMGTKAIEGLALNLPKSLNPTQLKTEAFKEIKRLRLLQFANVQLVGDFKYLSTDLRWLCWHECPSEYTTANFDQGNLVAVDFKYSKLELVWKKGQMMKNLKILNLSHSQHLAQTPDFSNMPNLEKLILKYCPKLTWVSHTIEHLEQVLLINLKGCSGLRVLPRSIYKLKSLKTLILSGCSSIDKLEEDIEQMESLTTLMADKTAITQVPHALLRLKSIVYISLCDFKGLSRNVFPSIIWSWTSPTNNFSPQVQTFLDLLNLVSLIVPNSNSQGLSSIIRELPKVQNVRLECGSQLQIIGDVVSNTFDVTNCNEMKETSSASNISKGSSSSLIGYCSEGDIIESENSLNSILIQMGMSCSVTELLRENILQKFNARVPGDCLLPGNKNPDWLTFSCEGSFVVFDIPQVNGHKLQSVMLCIIYSSSSNIVPLEGPIIKNLCIINHTKTTPFLYDGDTLASLRDDEWQKVIANLEAGDKVQIVVASGLGFTVKKTAVYLIYAEQQAEGIVCGDDMVADGNIIVHDGEENDLLQGVNKNFSKVSAHCLNIYKCYFKNTI from the exons ATGATATGTTGTAAAAACAAAACTCAAAAGGTGCTGCCAGTATTCTACCATATAGATCCCTCGGAAGTGCTAAATCAGACTGGTAATTTTGGACAAGCTTTTGATAATCTTATGAGAAGATACCCGGATAAAATAAAAGGTAAGGAGCAGAGTTGGAGGAAAGCACTCCGTGAAGTTGGGTGCATTGCAGGGTTTGTCATCCGAAAATCcaa GAATGAAAGTGAGGATATTAAGAACATTGTTGAACAAGTTACTCATATGCTGGAAATGAaggaattgttcattgctaatCATCCCGTAGGAATTGAATCTCGTGTTGAAGAGGTGATTCAACTATTAAAAGACCAGCAACAAGAAAATCCTCTACTACTTGGTATATGGGGCATGGGAGGGAGTGGTAAAACAACCATTGCCAAAGaggtttataataaaattttccgTGAGTTTGAAGGTCGGTGTTTCCTCCTAAATGTAAGAGAAGTTTGGGATCAAGATAATGGAATTCTTCATTTACAACAACAACTTCTTTCTGCTATCTACAAGACAACGAAAATAAAGATTGAAAACACTGAATCTGGAAAATCAATATTAGAGAGAAGACTTGGCCAGAAAAGGATACTTCTTGTACTTGATGATGTGGACAAATTGGAGCAGCTAAATTCTTTAGCTGCAAGCCGTAAATGGTTCTGTCCCGGTAGCATAATAATCATCACAACAAGAGACGAGCATCTTCTACGTTGTCTTAGAATTGACAAGTTATATGGTATGAAAGAGTTAAATGACAAAGAATCCATTGAACTTTTTAGCTGGCATGCATTCAAAGAACCATGTCCAAAAGAAGAGTTTGCTTCACTTGCTAATGAAGTTGTTTCATATTGTGAGAGATTGCCACTGGCTCTTGAGGTAATTGGGTCACATCTGTTTAATAGGAAAGTATATGAATGGAGGAGTGTTTTGAATAAACTC AAAACTATTCCAAACAATGATGTACATAAGAAGCTTAAAATAAGTTTTGATGGTCTAAGTGATGATAGGGATAGAGAAATATTTCTTGATGTAGCATTTTTCTTTATTGGGATGCACAAAAATGATGTAATTGATATATTAAATGGCTGCGGGCATTCAGCTGAAATTGGAATAAATGTTCTTATGGAACGATGCCTTATTACTGTGGACACTAAGGGAAAACTTGGCATGCATGGTTTGCTGCGAGACATGGGAAGAGAAATTATTCTTGAAAGTTTGCCAATGAAACCTGAGGAACGTAATAGGTTGTGGAATCCAGAGGAAGTGCTTAATGTATTATCAAAAGACATG GGAACAAAAGCTATTGAGGGGCTTGCCTTGAACCTGCCAAAGTCACTGAATCCAACTCAATTAAAGACGGAAGCATTTAAGGAGATAAAGAGACTCAGGTTGCTTCAGTTTGCGAATGTGCAACTTGTTGGAGACTTTAAATACCTTTCAACAGATCTTCGATGGTTGTGTTGGCATGAATGTCCTTCAGAATATACAACTGCAAACTTTGATCAAGGAAATCTAGTTGCTGTTGACTTCAAATATAGCAAACTTGAACTAGTATGGAAGAAGGGACAG ATGATGAAGAATCTAAAAATTCTCAATCTTAGTCATTCTCAACACTTGGCACAAACTCCTGACTTTTCAAATATGCCCAATCTTGAAAAGTTAATACTCAAATATTGCCCAAAGTTGACTTGGGTTTCTCATACCATTGAACATCTCGAGCAAGTTCTTCTAATCAATTTGAAAGGGTGTTCAGGGCTTCGTGTACTTCCAAGAAGCATCTACAAGTTGAAATCTCTCAAAACTCTCATTCTTTCAGGATGTTCATCGATTGATAAGTTAGAAGAAGACATAGAACAAATGGAATCATTGACAACTTTGATGGCAGATAAAACTGCCATAACACAAGTGCCTCATGCACTACTAAGATTAAAGAGTATTGTGTATATTTCTTTGTGCGACTTTAAAGGATTATCGCGCAATGTGTTTCCTTCAATCATTTGGTCATGGACCTCTCCAACAAATAACTTCTCACCCCAAGTGCAAACATTTTTGGACTTGTTAAATCTTGTTTCCTTAATAGTACCAAATAGCAACTCTCAAGGCCTATCATCCATCATCAGAGAGCTTCCAAAGGTCCAGAATGTTAGGCTGGAATGTGGCTCACAACTTCAAATTATAGGAGATGTAGTTTCTAATACTTTTGATGTCACAAACTGCAATGAAATGAAAGAAACATCAAGTGCATCAAATATCTCAAAAGGGAGTAGCTCATCATTAATTGGTTACTGCAGTGAAGGTGACATTATTGAATCAGAAAATTCCttgaattcaattttaattcaaatggGAATGAGTTGTTCAGTCACAGAGTTACTTAGGGAAAATATTTTGCAG AAGTTTAATGCAAGAGTACCTGGAGATTGCTTGCTTCCTGGCAACAAGAATCCTGATTGGTTAACATTCAGTTGTGAAGGTTCTTTTGTAGTTTTTGACATCCCTCAGGTGAATGGGCATAAGTTACAGTCAGTGATGTTGTGTATCATCTACTCTTCTTCCTCAAACATTGTACCTTTAGAAGGCCCTATCATTAAAAATTTGTGTATCATAAATCATACAAAGACCACTCCTTTTCTCTACGATGGAGATACACTGGCTTCACTTAGAGATGatgaatggcagaaagtaatAGCGAACCTTGAAGCTGGTGACAAAGTGCAGATTGTTGTTGCTTCCGGATTAGGATTCACTGTGAAGAAGACAGCAGTTTATCTCATATATGCAGAGCAACAAGCTGAAGGTATTGTTTGTGGTGATGATATGGTAGCAGATGGAAATATCATTGTTCATGATGGAGAAGAAAATGATTTACTTCAAGGAGTAAACAAGAATTTCTCAAAAGTAAGTGCTCATTGTCTAAATATCTACaaatgttattttaaaaacaCAATTTAG
- the LOC107475212 gene encoding LOW QUALITY PROTEIN: disease resistance protein TAO1-like (The sequence of the model RefSeq protein was modified relative to this genomic sequence to represent the inferred CDS: inserted 2 bases in 1 codon; deleted 2 bases in 1 codon) codes for MSSQNQEPQFIYDAYISSGLQFPHPFISSLYDALKGVGLYVLADRPEPNTNIYGAMERCRVSIIVFTIDYAESTLYLQELVKIMECHRRKDQNVVPVFYCLDPSEVCNLSGHFGEILSLTLQGISRDENRMLSYETALRQAASILPRFLPDIWNNREVMSHIVGHVTSLMDSTKLFIAKHPVGVDSRVQDLIQLLNNQKADGVPIIAIWGMAGIGKTTIAKALYNQISHNFDVRKFVPHIQDRKGDDPRWLAFKFIEKRLLLFLRDQVKTKAHNFDSTRNIWWEGLRCLKVLLVIDNVRSERELEVLPVTSECFGPGSIIIITTRTKHDRLQEIGVNHIYRVKEMDYNECVELFSWSAFNKATPERSFSGLINYAIEYSDGLPLALVCVGSAVSEKSIEEWENVLDSFKRFPFQDVWQVLKENIDSVGSEEKKIFLELAYLRHLFIGMNRNDISQILQEAGRNAAPRAIKGLEEHSLVWFDEDKLCMNRLLQDIGREMYMKESSIEPQQRPYDVFLSFRGKETRSKFISHLYASLENAGIYVFKDENGLARGESLSLSLLKAIGESKTSIIILSPNYAFSRWCLQELEDIMICCKNKTQKVLPVFYHTDPSEVRNQTGKFGQAFDNLMRRYPHKIKGKEQSWRKALREVGCIAGFVIRKSKNESEDIKNIVEQVTHMLEMKELFVANHPVGVESSVEEVIQLLKDQQQENPLLLGIWGMGGSGKTTIAKAVYNKIFREFEGRCFLLNIREVWDQDNGILHLHQQLLSAIYKTTKIKIENTESGKSILERRLGQKRILLVLDDVDKLEQLNSLAASHKWFCPGSTIIITTRDEHLLRCLRVDKLYSMKELNDKESIELFSWHAFKEPYPKEEFDSLANEVISYCERLPLALEVIGSHLFNREVYEWRSVLNKLKTIPNNDVQKKLKISFDGLSDDRDREIFLDVAFFFIGMDTNDVSDILNGCGHSADIGINVLMERCLITVDTKGKLGMHGLLRDMGREIIRESLPMKPEERSRLWNPDEVLNVLSKEMGTKGIEGLALNLPKSLNPTQLKTEAFKEMKRLRLLQFANVQLVGDFKYLSTDLRWLCWHECPPEYTTANFYQGNLVAIDFKYSKLDLVWKKGQMMKNLKILNLSHSQHLTQTPDFSNXCPKLTSVSLTIEHLKKVLLINLKGCSGLRVLPRSIYKLKSLKTLILSGCSLIDKLEEDIEQMESLATLMADKTAITQVPHALLRLKSIVYISLCNFEGLSRNVFPSIIWSWTSPTNNFSPQVQTLLDLSNVVSLIVPNRNSQGLSSIIRGLPQVQNVRMECGSQLQITGDVASDTCNVTNCNEMIVSSCASSVGCCSEGDVTESENSLNSILIQMGMNCSVTKILRENILQNFNARVPGECLLPGNKNPDWLTFSGEGSSVIFDVPHVNGCKLKTMMLCVSYSSSPNIKASEGDIIKNLFIINLTKTTHYLYDGDTLASLREEEWHKMISNLEAGDKVQIVVVARIGIIVKKITVYLIYGEPIDIVCGDDMVADGNVTVHGGDEKKNSKSLGKRKLQRV; via the exons ATGTCTTCCCAAAACCAGGAACCCCAATTCATATATGATGCGTACATTAGTTCCGGATTGCAGTTCCCTCATCCTTTTATTTCAAGTCTCTATGATGCACTCAAAGGTGTTGGACTGTATGTTTTAGCAGACCGCCCCGAGCCCAATACTAATATATATGGCGCAATGGAACGATGCAGAGTTTCTATCATAGTTTTCACAATAGATTATGCTGAATCAACCTTGTACTTGCAAGAACTCGTGAAAATAATGGAGTGTCATCGGAGGAAAGATCAGAATGTTGTGCCCGTGTTCTATTGCTTGGATCCCTCCGAAGTATGCAATCTGAGCGGTCATTTTGGAGAGATTTTGTCGCTAACTCTGCAAGGAATCTCAAGGGATGAAAACAGGATGTTGAGTTATGAGACCGCCCTTCGACAAGCTGCTTCCATTTTACCCAGGTTTCTTCCAGATATCTG GAATAACAGAGAAGTTATGAGCCATATAGTTGGACATGTTACATCCTTGATGGATTCAACGAAATTATTCATTGCAAAGCATCCGGTGGGAGTAGACTCTCGTGTGCAAGATTTGATTCAACTCTTAAACAATCAGAAAGCAGATGGTGTCCCCATAATAGCAATATGGGGAATGGCGGGAATAGGTAAAACTACAATTGCCAAAGCCCTCTACAATCAAATTAGCCACAATTTCGATGTGAGGAAATTTGTCCCACACATCCAGGATAGGAAGGGGGATGATCCAAGATGGTTGGCTTTCAAATTTATAGAAAAGaggcttcttttatttttgagagACCAAGTTAAAACAAAAGCGCATAACTTTGACTCAACAAGAAATATATGGTGGGAAGGACTTCGTTGCTTAAAGGTACTTCTTGTAATTGATAATGTGAGAAGTGAAAGAGAGCTGGAGGTTTTGCCAGTAACTAGTGAATGCTTTGGTCCTGGGAGTATAATAATCATCACGACAAGGACTAAACATGATCGACTTCAAGAGATTGGCGTTAATCATATATATAGAGTGAAAGAAATGGACTACAACGAATGTGTTGAGCTTTTTAGTTGGAGCGCATTCAACAAAGCCACTCCTGAAAGAAGTTTTTCTGGTCTTATTAATTATGCAATTGAATATTCTGATGGACTGCCACTGGCTCTTGTGTGTGTTGGCTCTGCTGTATCTGAAAAAAGTATAGAAGAGTGGGAGAATGTATTGGACAGCTTCAAAAGATTCCCCTTTCAAGATGTATGGCAGGTtttaaaagaaaacatagattCTGTTGGAtctgaagaaaagaaaatattcctTGAACTAGCTTATTTGAGACATCTCTTTATTGGAATGAATCGAAATGATATAAGTCAGATATTACAAGAAGCTGGACGTAATGCCGCACCAAGAGCAATTAAAGGTCTTGAAGAGCATAGTCTTGTATGGTTTGATGAGGACAAGCTTTGCATGAATCGTTTGCTACAAGACATTGGAAGAGAAATGTATATGAAGGAATCCTCGATTGAGCCTCAG CAAAGGCCATATGATGTATTCTTGAGCTTTCGAGGCAAAGAAACTCGCTCAAAGTTCATCTCACATCTTTATGCATCTCTTGAAAATGCTGGTATCTATGTTTTCAAGGATGAAAACGGGCTAGCAAGAGGGGAAAGTCTCTCACTCTCGCTTCTGAAAGCAATTGGAGAGTCTAAAACTTCTATCATTATTTTGTCACCAAATTATGCATTTTCAAGATGGTGTTTGCAAGAGTTGGAAGACATCATGATATGTTGTAAAAACAAAACTCAAAAGGTGCTGCCAGTATTCTACCATACAGATCCCTCGGAAGTGCGAAATCAGACTGGTAAGTTTGGACAAGCTTTTGATAATCTTATGAGAAGATACCCGCATAAAATAAAAGGCAAGGAGCAGAGTTGGAGGAAAGCACTCCGTGAAGTTGGGTGCATTGCAGGGTTTGTCATCCGAAAATCcaa GAATGAAAGTGAGGATATTAAGAACATTGTTGAACAAGTTACTCATATGCTGGAAATGAAGGAATTGTTCGTTGCTAATCATCCCGTAGGAGTTGAATCTAGTGTTGAAGAGGTGATTCAACTATTAAAAGACCAGCAACAAGAAAATCCTCTACTACTTGGTATATGGGGCATGGGAGGGAGTGGTAAAACAACCATTGCCAAAGcggtttataataaaattttccgTGAGTTTGAAGGTCGGTGTTTCCTCCTAAATATAAGAGAAGTTTGGGATCAAGATAATGGAATTCTTCATTTACATCAACAACTTCTTTCTGCTATCTACAAGACAACGAAAATAAAGATTGAAAACACTGAATCTGGAAAATCAATATTAGAGAGAAGACTTGGCCAGAAAAGGATACTTCTTGTACTTGATGATGTGGACAAATTGGAGCAACTAAATTCCTTAGCTGCAAGTCATAAATGGTTCTGTCCTGGGAGCACAATAATCATCACAACAAGAGATGAACATCTTCTTCGTTGTCTTAGAGTTGATAAGTTATATAGTATGAAAGAGTTAAATGACAAAGAATCCATTGAACTTTTTAGCTGGCATGCATTCAAAGAACCGTATCCAAAAGAGGAGTTCGATTCACTTGCTAATGAAGTTATTTCATATTGTGAGAGATTGCCACTGGCTCTTGAGGTAATTGGGTCACATCTGTTTAATAGGGAAGTATATGAATGGAGGAGTGTTTTGAATAAACTCAAAACTATTCCAAACAATGATGTACAGAAGAAGCTTAAAATAAGTTTTGATGGTCTAAGTGATGATAGGGACAGAGAAATATTTCTTGATGTAGCATTTTTCTTTATTGGAATGGACACAAATGATGTATCTGATATATTAAATGGCTGCGGGCATTCAGCTGACATTGGAATAAATGTTCTTATGGAACGATGCCTTATTACTGTGGACACAAAGGGAAAACTTGGCATGCATGGTTTGCTGCGAGACATGGGAAGAGAAATTATTCGCGAGAGTTTGCCAATGAAACCTGAGGAACGTAGTAGGTTGTGGAATCCAGATGAAGTGCTTAATGTATTATCAAAAGAGATG GGAACAAAAGGTATTGAGGGACTTGCTTTGAACCTGCCAAAGTCATTGAATCCAACTCAGTTAAAGACAGAAGCATTTAAGGAGATGAAGAGACTGAGATTGCTTCAGTTTGCAAATGTGCAACTTGTTGGAGACTTTAAATACCTTTCAACAGATCTTCGATGGTTGTGCTGGCATGAATGTCCTCCAGAATATACAACTGCAAACTTTTATCAAGGAAATTTAGTTGCCATTGACTTCAAATATAGCAAACTCGACCTAGTATGGAAGAAGGGTCAG ATGATGAAGAATCTAAAAATTCTCAATCTTAGTCATTCTCAACACTTGACACAAACTCCTGACTTTTCAAA ATGCCCAAAGTTGACTTCGGTTTCTCTTACCATTGAACATCTCAAGAAAGTTCTTCTAATCAATTTGAAAGGGTGTTCAGGGCTTCGTGTACTTCCAAGAAGCATCTACAAGTTGAAATCTCTCAAAACTCTCATTCTTTCAGGATGTTCATTGATTGATAAGTTAGAGGAGGACATAGAACAAATGGAATCATTGGCAACTTTGATGGCAGATAAAACTGCCATAACACAAGTGCCTCATGCACTACTAAGATTAAAGAGTATTGTGTATATTTCCTTGTGCAACTTTGAAGGATTATCGCGCAATGTGTTTCCTTCAATCATTTGGTCATGGACCTCTCCAACAAATAATTTCTCACCCCAAGTGCAAACACTTTTGGACTTGTCAAATGTTGTTTCCTTAATAGTCCCAAATAGAAATTCTCAAGGCCTATCATCCATTATCAGAGGGCTTCCACAGGTTCAAAATGTTAGGATGGAGTGTGGCTCACAACTCCAAATAACAGGAGATGTAGCTTCAGATACTTGTAATGTCACAAACTGCAATGAAATGATAGTATCATCATGTGCATCATCAGTTGGTTGTTGCAGTGAAGGTGATGTTACTGAATCAGAAAATTCCTTGAATTCAATTTTAATCCAAATGGGAATGAATTGTTCTGTCACAAAGATACTCAGAGAGAATATTTTGCAG AATTTTAATGCCAGAGTACCTGGAGAGTGTTTGCTTCCTGGCAATAAGAATCCTGATTGGTTAACATTCAGTGGAGAAGGTTCTTCTGTAATTTTTGATGTCCCA CATGTGAATGGATGCAAGTTAAAAACAATGATGTTGTGTGTCTCCTACTCTTCATCTCCAAACATCAAAGCATCTGAAGgcgatattattaaaaatctgtTTATCATAAATCTCACAAAGACCACTCATTATCTCTACGATGGAGATACATTGGCTTCACTTAGAGAAGAGGAATGGCATAAAATGATTTCAAACCTTGAAGCTGGAGACAAAGTAcagattgttgttgttgctagGATAGGAATCATAGTGAAGAAGATAACAGTTTATCTCATATATGGTGAACCAATTGATATTGTTTGTGGTGATGATATGGTAGCAGATGGAAATGTCACTGTTCATGGTGGAGATGAAAAA aaaaattCGAAGTCACTTGGAAAACGAAAACTCCAGAGAGTGTGA